The Streptomyces pratensis genomic interval AGGCTGTCCCCGATCTCGGCGATGTCGGTGACCACGACGTTCAGCAGCCCGGCGGGCAGCCCTGCCTCCTCGAACACCTTGGCGATCAGCGTGCCGCCGCAGACGGGGGTGTTCTGATGCGGCTTGAGGACGACGGCGTTGCCGAGGGCCAGCGCGGGTGCGACCGACTTGAGCGACAGCAGGAAGGGGAAGTTGAAGGGGCTGATGACGCCCACGACGCCCACGGGCAGCCGGTAGACGCGGTTCTCCTTGCCCTCGGTCGGCGAGGGGAGTATCTGCCCGGTGGACCTCAGGGTGAGCTGGACCGCCTCGCGCAGGAACTCCTTGGCCAGGTGCAGCTCGAAGCCCGCCTTCAGCCGGGTGCCGCCGAGCTCCGCGACGATGGCCTCGCTGATCTCGGCCTCGCGCTCCTCGACGACGCGCAGCGCCTTCTCCAGCACGGCCCGTCTGGCGTACGGGTTCGTGTCCGCCCACTCCGGCTGCGCCCGCTCGGCGGCCCGGTAGGCCTGGTCGACCTCGCCGGCCGTCGCAACGGTGACGGAGGCGAGCTTCTCCCCGCTGTACGGGTTGAAGTCGATGATGTCCCAGGACCCCTTCCCCGGCCTCCACTCACCGTCGATGTACTGCTGGGCCAGGTCGGTGAAGAAGGAGGACATGAGATCCCTTACCGCAGAGGGGCGGGCAGCTGATAGCGGCTCATATTACTTATCCTTCAACCAAGTTGAAGGGGATACGGGAGTGCCCCATGTGAAGACGATCCACCGTCGTCGGGCTCGGGCGCACATGAAAAAGGGTGCCCCTCCTGGCGCGAACGCCGGGGAGGGGCACCCTTCGAGCAGGGCCGCACGGGCCTCGGAATCAACTCCAGCTGGCGTGGAGGGGCTTGCCCTCCGCGTAACCGGCGGCGCTCTGCACACCCACGATCGCCTTCTCGGCGAACTCCTCCAGTGAGGACGCACCCGCGTAGGTGCAGGAGGAACGGACACCGGCGATGATCGAGTCGACCAGGTCCTCCACACCGGGGCGGGTGGGGTCGAGGAACATCCGCGACGTGGAGATGCCCTCCTCGAACAGCGCCTTGCGGGCCCGGTCGTAGGAGGACTCCTCCGAGGTGCGGTTCTTGACCGCGCGCGCCGAGGCCATCCCGAACGACTCCTTGTAGTACCGCCCGTCGGCGGACTGCTGGAGGTCGCCGGGCGACTCGTACGTACCGGCGAACCAGGAGCCGATCATGACGTTGGACGCGCCGGCGGCCAGCGCCATCGCCACGTCGCGCGGGTGCCGGACACCGCCGTCGGCCCAGACGTGCTTGCCGTGCTTCCTCGCCTCGGCGGCACATTCCAGTACGGCGGAGAACTGCGGCCTGCCGACGCCGGTCATCATCCGGGTCGTGCACATGGCGCCGGGCCCCACACCGACCTTGATGATGTCGGCGCCCGCCTCGATGAGGTCGCGCACGCCCTCGGCCGACACGACGTTGCCCGCGACGACCGGTACGGCCGGGTCGAGCGCCCGGACGGCGGCGACCGCGCTGATCATGGATTCCTGGTGGCCGTGCGCCGTGTCCACCACGAGCGTGTCGACGCCCGCGTCGAGGAGCTGCTTGGCCTTGCCCGCCACGTCGCCGTTGATACCGACGGCCGCCGCGATCCGCAGCTTGCCCTCCGCGTCCGTCGCGGGGGTGTAGAGCGTCGCGCGCAGCGCGGCCTTGCGGGTGAGGATGCCGACGAGCCTGCCGTCCGCGTCGACCGCCGGAGCGAGCTTGCGGTTGGCGCCGTCGAGCCTGGTGAAGGCCTCACGCGGGTCGATGTCCGCGTCGAGCACGACCAGGTCCTTGGACATGACCTCGGACAGCTGGGTGAAACGGTCGACGCCGGTCAGGTCGTGCTCGGTGACGACCCCGACCGGCCGGTGCTCGGCGTCGACGACGACGCCGGCTCCGTGGGCCCGCTTGTGCAGGAGGGAGAGCGCGTCGCCGACGGTCTGGCCGGGGGCCAGCACGATCGGCGTGTCGAGCACGAGGTGGCGCTTCTTGACCCAGCCGATGACCTCGGTGACGACCTCGATCGGGATGTCCTGGGGGATGACGACCAGCCCGCCGCGCCGGGCGATGGTTTCGGCCATCCGGCGGCCCGCGATGGCGGTCATGTTCGCGACGACGAGCGGAATGGTGGTACCGCTGCCGTCCGGCGAGGAGAGATCCACGGCCTGCCGGGACCCCACCGCCGAACGGCCGGGAACCATGAAGACATCGTCGTACGTGAGGTCGTAAGGGACCGAGGGAGAGGTCGTGAAGCGACCGGTGCCGGGTTCAAGAAAACGCATAACACCCATTTTTTCATATGAAACGGTGCAGGTCGTTTCCACGAAGACACAGCAATGGACCCCCGCGTTCGTCAGTTCCTCCAAGGGAGCCGCCGGGGGGCCGGGCAAGTGGAAGCCTGCCTTACCCATGGACCCTACCCGAACACGATTCGCTCCTTCGCGATCACGATCCCTGGACCGGGTGACAGGGGGTCAGGTAGCTTCAAATCCGCAGGTCCCTGCGGTAGGCGCGGTGCCGCCCACTGCCCGGCACACCTGTCACGCGTACGGCCGGAGAGGATGGGGATCCGCCTGTGGAGAGCGAACTGCCCGACATCTACTGCCCGTTCCCCCAGCGGAGCAATCCGCACGTGAGTCACACCCGTGAGCACCTGGACACCTGGACCCGGCACACCGGCCTGGTACACCGGGAATCAGCCAGACGACGTTTCGAGCAGGCCGACTTCGGCGCCTTCGTGGGCATGGTCTACCCGACCGCGAACAGCGAGCACCTGGACCTGGTCGCCGACTGGTTCGTCTGGCTGTTCCTCGTCGACGACCAGCTGGACGACGGACACCTGGGCCGCAGCCCCGACCGCGTACGCGACGTGGTGCGGCGGATGCTCTCCGTGGTCGACGGCACGGCTCCCGCTCTCCGGCCGGACGAGGAGGCCCCCGCCGCGCTCGTCGCCCTGACGGACTTGTGGGAACGTACGGTTCCGCAGGCCGCGCCCCAGTGGCGCACGCGCTTCACCTGGCACCTCATGAAGTATCTGACGACCGCAACCACCTGGGAGGCGGGGAACCGCGCCGACGGTGTCGTGCCGTCCGAGGCGACGTACATCGCCAAGCGCAGGCACACCGGGGCGATCCACGTGTGCATGGACCTGATCGAGATCGTCGTGGGCATCGGAGCGCCCGAGTCGGTCCACAACGACGCCCGCTTCATCACGGCGCTGGAAGCGTCCTGCAACGTCGTGTGCTGGGCGAACGACGTCTACTCCTACGAGAAGGAACAGGTGCTGGGCGAGATCCACAATCTCGTCCACCTGGTCCGCCACCACCGCGGCTACGGCAAGCGGCAGGCACTGGAACACGTGTGCGCGGAGATCGCCACCGAGACGAAACGCTTCCTCACCGCCGAGGACGAGCTGCTCCACACGCACCCGGAGCTGGCGGGCCTGCTCGTGCCCTATCTCGACGGGATGCGGAGCTGGATGCGCGGGAATCTGGACTGGTCGCGGCAGACCCCCCGCTACAACCCGGCGGACGTCAGCCAGTACGCCGAGCCGGGCGCCTATCTGGAGGAGTCCGTCCTGGGTGCGGGCGCGGACCACTCGGCGCTGGGCGCGGCGGACGGCCGCTGAGGACGGATCACGGAAGGAGGCCGG includes:
- a CDS encoding GuaB1 family IMP dehydrogenase-related protein, encoding MRFLEPGTGRFTTSPSVPYDLTYDDVFMVPGRSAVGSRQAVDLSSPDGSGTTIPLVVANMTAIAGRRMAETIARRGGLVVIPQDIPIEVVTEVIGWVKKRHLVLDTPIVLAPGQTVGDALSLLHKRAHGAGVVVDAEHRPVGVVTEHDLTGVDRFTQLSEVMSKDLVVLDADIDPREAFTRLDGANRKLAPAVDADGRLVGILTRKAALRATLYTPATDAEGKLRIAAAVGINGDVAGKAKQLLDAGVDTLVVDTAHGHQESMISAVAAVRALDPAVPVVAGNVVSAEGVRDLIEAGADIIKVGVGPGAMCTTRMMTGVGRPQFSAVLECAAEARKHGKHVWADGGVRHPRDVAMALAAGASNVMIGSWFAGTYESPGDLQQSADGRYYKESFGMASARAVKNRTSEESSYDRARKALFEEGISTSRMFLDPTRPGVEDLVDSIIAGVRSSCTYAGASSLEEFAEKAIVGVQSAAGYAEGKPLHASWS
- a CDS encoding terpene synthase family protein → MESELPDIYCPFPQRSNPHVSHTREHLDTWTRHTGLVHRESARRRFEQADFGAFVGMVYPTANSEHLDLVADWFVWLFLVDDQLDDGHLGRSPDRVRDVVRRMLSVVDGTAPALRPDEEAPAALVALTDLWERTVPQAAPQWRTRFTWHLMKYLTTATTWEAGNRADGVVPSEATYIAKRRHTGAIHVCMDLIEIVVGIGAPESVHNDARFITALEASCNVVCWANDVYSYEKEQVLGEIHNLVHLVRHHRGYGKRQALEHVCAEIATETKRFLTAEDELLHTHPELAGLLVPYLDGMRSWMRGNLDWSRQTPRYNPADVSQYAEPGAYLEESVLGAGADHSALGAADGR